A window of the Alnus glutinosa chromosome 4, dhAlnGlut1.1, whole genome shotgun sequence genome harbors these coding sequences:
- the LOC133865316 gene encoding uncharacterized protein LOC133865316: MLGKSLVSPLLTFGSATPFCFSAADLATAKPNIVLLNVNFSNGLSQDVLRGSRSTNFSPKKWVIRSTAQIENLSLSDEDRKTWEACRESLSAFDFSVEEEDKILGKAFGQFHSPYWGEERKGEVPKFEVVNEILDYLRGLSLSNDDICKLLKKFPEVLGCSLEHELKTNVQILGEEWGIKGKTLRNLLLRNPKVLGYNVDCKGDCMAQCTRCWVRF, encoded by the exons ATGCTAGGGAAATCATTGGTCTCTCCTCTTTTGACCTTTGGTTCTGCAACACCCTTCTGCTTTTCCGCT GCTGATCTTGCCACTGCTAAGCCAAATATTGTGCTGTTGAACGTGAACTTCTCTAATGGTCTTTCACAAGATGTGCTCAGAGGATCTAGGTCCACCAATTTCTCTCCTAAGAAATGGGTAATACGTTCAACTGcacaaattgaaaatttaagtttgAGTGATGAAGATAGGAAGACGTGGGAAGCATGCAGGGAATCTCTATCTGCATTCGATTTCAGTGTTGAGGAGGAAGACAAGATACTTGGAAAAGCATTTGGCCAGTTTCATTCACCTTACTGGGGTGAAGAACGTAAAGGAGAAGTACCAAAATTTGAAGTTGTCAATGAAATATTGGATTATCTTAGGGGTTTAAGCCTTTCCAATGATGATATCTGCAAGTTGCTGAAAAAATTTCCTGAAGTTCTTGGATGTAGTCTTGAACATGAGTTAAAAACCAATGTGCAGATCTTGGGAGAGGAATGGGGAATAAAAGGGAAAACTCTTCGTAACCTTCTTCTTCGAAACCCAAAAGTGTTGGGTTATAATGTTGATTGTAAGGGAGATTGTATGGCACAATGCACTCGATGTTGGGTTCGGTTTTAG
- the LOC133867077 gene encoding gibberellin-regulated protein 9-like — MKLFSGFVIAILLLLQALAEASSINKAANALATVDEGSNVVALDSKHHPPKQINCSSACSKRCKKASRKKRCSRACKSCCMRCHCVPPGTYGHKNACPCYARLKTHGNKLKCP, encoded by the exons ATGAAGCTCTTCTCAGGTTTTGTCATCGCCATCCTCCTCCTattgcag GCTCTTGCAGAGGCTTCATCAATTAACAAGGCCGCAAATGCTCTTGCTACT GTTGATGAAGGAAGCAATGTGGTAGCTCTTGACAGTAAACATCATCCTCCTAAGCAAATCA ATTGCAGTTCAGCATGCTCGAAGAGATGCAAGAAGGCATCAAGAAAAAAGAGGTGCAGTCGGGCATGCAAAAGTTGTTGCATGAGATGCCACTGTGTTCCACCTGGCACCTACGGCCACAAGAATGCATGCCCATGTTATGCACGCCTCAAAACTCATGGGAACAAGCTCAAGTGCCCCTGA